The Methyloceanibacter stevinii sequence GCGGCGAGGCGGAAGTGCCCGCGCTCAAATACTCGTTCCTGATGGTGGAGGCGGACGGCCTTCGCATCGTCGCGGAGACCGTCGACCCGGGCGACATCAGCAAACTCATGAAGGTGGTGAACGAGAAATACCGCACCTATCCGGGCATGCAGGCCTTCGTCTCACGCGGCTCCATCATCACCAGTAATGACGGCGGCACGCGGAGCGTCAGTCTCGATATCGCCGGTCCGAGCCTCGAAGAAGTCTATGCCGTCGCCGCGACCGCCTACCGCCGTGCCGGAGAGATCTTCGACAATCCGCGCATCCAGGCCGATCCGTCGACGCTCACCCTGTCCCAGCCTTTGATCGAGGTGCGCCCGAAATGGGACCGCGCCGCCGAACTCGGGATGACCTCGGACGACGTGGGTTTCACCGTGGCCGCACTGACCGACGGTGCCTATGTGGGTGAGTTCTTCCAGGACGACGAGAAGATCGACATCTATTTCTACAGCAAGGACGCGCTGCGCACCTCGCTAGACATGCTTCCGCAGATGCCGGTGTACACGCCGCAGGGTACGATCGTGCCGCTGTCGTCGGTGGCCGAAATCAGAGAGACCGTGGACACGAACACGATCCGCCGCATCGACGGCCGGCGGACGGTTACGTTGAACATTATCCCTCCGGAAAATGTCGCCCTGGAAACCGCCGTCCAGATCGTCCGTACCGAACTCGTCGATGAGATGAAGCATGCCGGTGAAGTGCCCTACGAGGTGAGCATGTCGATCTCCGGCGCTTCGGATCAGCTCGACGCCACGCGGGAAGCCCTCTCGGGCAACTATCTCGTGGCCGTGGTGATCATCTATCTCCTGCTGGTCGCCATCTTCACCCATTGGGGCTACCCGCTGCTCATCATGACCACGATCCCGCTCGGCGTCGCCGGCGGCCTCGTGGGTCTCGCGCTGATGAATTGGGTCGGTTCGTTCCTGCCGCGCTTCGGCCTCGATCCGCTCGTGCAGCCCTTCGACATGATCACCATGCTGGGTTTCCTCATTCTCATGGGCACCGTGGTGAACAATCCGATTCTGATCGTGGACCGGGCGCTGTCGAACCTGCGCGAAAAGGCGTTCGACGCCAAGGAGGCCGTAATGGAGGCCGTGGCCTCGCGGCTCCGTCCCATCGCCATGTCCACGGTGACCACGATCTGCGGCCTCGCCCCGCTCGTATTCATCCCGGGGGCGGGTACCGAGCTCTACCGCGGCGTCGGGGCAATCGTCCTGTTCGGCATTATGGGTACGGCGGTGGTCACGGTCACCTTCCTGCCGGCGCTGTCGATCTTCGTGTTCCGGCTCGCGGGCTACGGCAAGACGGCCGACACGCAAGGTTCATCGGCCGCGCCGTCGCCGGCGCCCGGCGAGTAATCCACAGTCGTCCATCGACGGGCCGGCACGACCGAGGTTCTCGGCCAGTGCGGCGGCACACCTGGAATCGGTGCGTTTCCAGCGATCGTCGGGAAAGGGTGGCGCGCCGGGGAAGATTCGAACTCCCGACCCCCAGATTCGTAGTCTGGTGCTCTATCCAGCTGAGCTACCGGCGCAAAAGGCCAAGAACCGCAATGGGTTGGCGGTTCGGCGCGTCGAAGGCGGTCCGTGACCGGTCCCCTCAAGACCCGCCTAGCTAATACCTGGGGACTTCGATAGCAAGAGCTTCCGGCAATTCTTGTCGCAATTTGGCTCCGAGAGACGTCCATAGCGGGGCGATCCCCAAATTTGCATCGTCCGAACCGCTGTTCCACAACACGCCCGGATATCAGAGCCTGACAAGTACCCTGACAAAAACAATGCCCTCGACGAACCAGCCCGATTTTCTAGCCAAGCCGCTCTACGAGATGAGCGAGCAGGAATGGGAATCCCTATGCGACGGATGTGGGCTCTGCTGCCAGATCAGAGCCGAGGATATCGACACGGGTGAAATCGTCCTGTCCAACGCAGCCTGCCGCCTACTGTGCTTGGACAGCCTTCGCTGCACGGACTACGCAAACCGGAAGGCCAGGGTCGCGGATTGCGTCAAGATCACGCCTCAGAACGTCTCGCAGCTCAACTGGCTTCCCCAGACTTGCGCCTACCGGATGGTGTTCAGAGGGGAACCGCTCGAAGACTGGCACTATCTCGTCTGCGGCGACAGAAATCGCGTCCACGAAGATGGCCCGTCCATGAAAGGTGAGCTTGTCAGCGAGGACACCGTTGATTGGAGCGACTTTGAGTGAGACGTCCGGGCCAGCACGACAGCGACAGACAACCCGACATGTTTTTCGGCTATACTCGTGCCCATAACTGTCAAGGGAGAAACACCATGACTCGACATGTCTCACGATGGACCGCCATGTTCGCGGCAGCCGCACTGGCTTTGACGCTCGCCAGCTGCGATGCCCCGAAAGAGGAAGATACCGCCACCGAAAGCAGCGGCTTCATCGGCAGCTACACGACCAAGGACACGCAAGGCAACGATATGTCCGTTACCCTCGACGAGGAGGGCTCGGCCACAGGCACACGCGCTGGCGACGACCTGACCGGCTCGTGGAAGGCCGAGGGTGACACCGCCACCGTGAACTGGGCCGACGGCTGGGTGACGAAGATCACCAAGGACGGCGACAGCTACAGCAAGACGGCCTACAAGGACGGCAAGGAAGAAGGCAGCGCCGTCCCAGCCGAGAAGAACTAGCAAGGCGCTTTTCCCCAGCGCCTCTAACGGCTAAGCACGGCGGCGCCGCGCCCGCTCCAGTTCGACAACGACGTCGGGTAGGGTAATGCGGAACGTGGCGCCGCCGTCATTGCTGACCAATTCGATATGGCCCCCATGGGCCATGATCAGCTCGGCCGCGATGGCCAAGCCCAATCCCGAGCCACCTTTGCGCGCCACGCTCTGAAACGCCTGGAACAGGCGCTTGCGCGCTTGCTCGGGAACCCCGGGCCCCGTATCCACGACATCGATCGTCACCACTGCGCCGTCCCGCCGCGCGAACACGCTAATCGTGCCCATGCCGTCGGGCACGCTTTCGAATGCCTGCACCGCGTTGCGGCAAAGGTTTGAGAGAACCCGGTAGAGATGGTCGCGGTCCGCATCGACCTCGATCCCGCTCTCCAGATTCACGTCCCAATCGATCGCCCCTTCACGCGGGAGGCCGAGCGCATCGCCCACCTCGGTCACGAGCGGCGCCAGCGCGAAGCGCGCACGATTGGGGGGCGCCTCCTGAGCCTGGCCGAAGTCGAGCGTTTGGACACAGAGGCGAATGGCCCGGTCGAGCGATGCAATCAGCTTCGGCACCAGCCGCTGCACGGTCGGATCCCGCACTTCGGCGAGGCGGTCGGACAGGAGCTGCGCGCTCGACAGCATGTTGCGCAGATCGTGGCTGATCTTGCTCACCGCCAGCCCGAGCGCGGCCAAACGCGTCTTCTGCGACAGCGTTTGAGAGAGTTCGTTCTGCATCGCGGCGAGTTCGCGCTCCGCCGTGCCGATCTCGTCGCGCCGGCTCGAGGGCGCGATGATCCGGCTCGGATCCTCGGGCTGCTCGGCGAACCGCACCATATTGCGTGTGAGCTGCGTCATGGGCTTCACGAGCAGCCAGTCGAGCGCGAGGAAAACGAGCGTCGCGGTAATGATCGAAATCAGGATGGACAGGCCGAGAATGTCGAGCCCGTATTTCAGCATGGCCGCCTTGAGCGGCCCCTCCTCCATCACGACATCGACCATCTCGCCGGGACTGAAGTCGGGCTCGCCGACAACGCGGATCACGCGATTGTCCGGGGCGAGATAGACCATAAGCGCGTCGCCGATGAGGTAGGCCCAAGAGGCCTCGCGCAGATCGTAGGTCTCGACCTCTTGGGGCTTGGCCATCCGCACGATGAGCACGCGCGAATCCTCGTGCTTCACCGAGATGGCTTTCACCCGCGCACGATCCAGAAGCTCGTCGCGCAGCTTGGTCGGCAGGCGTCCGTCCGGCGCCGCCTCTGCGGCGAGCGAGGCGATCTGCGCCGCCTGCAGCCGCTCCATCAGCCATTGGCGCCGGAAATTCGACACCGACGGCACGAACACCAAGACCTCCGCCAACATCACAAACAGGATGGTCAGCAAAAGCAGCTTCGTGGACAGCCCGGCTACGGCCCGGGTAACCCGCGAGGAGGCCAGGCTCTTATGCTCAGACTGGTCGTTCACTGGTATTGCTCGTCATTTCGGCTCAAATCGCGTCGTCAGGTTCAAACGCGGCTCGGCCGGGCTATCGCCCTGGCGTCCCATCATAATACCCGTAATTGGAGCAAGAATCCCTAGTTTGTGGCCCCGGGGAACCGGCCGATTCAGGGGGCGTTACGGGGTGGGATGGTCGGCGATCAGCCGAGCTTGCGCAGCAGACCGATGATCCAGTGCAGCCAACGCTTGGTCAGCAATGGACGATAATAGGCGAAAGCGACCCGCTTCGAGACTTCGGAGAAGGTCGGGTAGGGCAGAACAAGCGACGTCAGATCGCCGATGCGCATCTCCTTGGCGAT is a genomic window containing:
- a CDS encoding sensor histidine kinase produces the protein MNDQSEHKSLASSRVTRAVAGLSTKLLLLTILFVMLAEVLVFVPSVSNFRRQWLMERLQAAQIASLAAEAAPDGRLPTKLRDELLDRARVKAISVKHEDSRVLIVRMAKPQEVETYDLREASWAYLIGDALMVYLAPDNRVIRVVGEPDFSPGEMVDVVMEEGPLKAAMLKYGLDILGLSILISIITATLVFLALDWLLVKPMTQLTRNMVRFAEQPEDPSRIIAPSSRRDEIGTAERELAAMQNELSQTLSQKTRLAALGLAVSKISHDLRNMLSSAQLLSDRLAEVRDPTVQRLVPKLIASLDRAIRLCVQTLDFGQAQEAPPNRARFALAPLVTEVGDALGLPREGAIDWDVNLESGIEVDADRDHLYRVLSNLCRNAVQAFESVPDGMGTISVFARRDGAVVTIDVVDTGPGVPEQARKRLFQAFQSVARKGGSGLGLAIAAELIMAHGGHIELVSNDGGATFRITLPDVVVELERARRRRA
- a CDS encoding YcgN family cysteine cluster protein; the protein is MPSTNQPDFLAKPLYEMSEQEWESLCDGCGLCCQIRAEDIDTGEIVLSNAACRLLCLDSLRCTDYANRKARVADCVKITPQNVSQLNWLPQTCAYRMVFRGEPLEDWHYLVCGDRNRVHEDGPSMKGELVSEDTVDWSDFE